Proteins encoded together in one Silvanigrella paludirubra window:
- the ybeY gene encoding rRNA maturation RNase YbeY has translation MKKDKKIKLISSVVLSTKKFNKIKKSKNSSFEITSEKIIITAKIAELKKRIQFILSLMCDFSTEIGIRICDENEMLSSNTYYRGKNYPTDVLSFPYSDDLPNESEYSYLGDILICLPVCYNQAKKARVTISQELEKMIIHGIVHLKGFDHERNKSAWKVMTHLEQNLQNELQKEMGKANWCKAILSSK, from the coding sequence ATGAAAAAAGATAAAAAAATTAAATTAATTTCAAGTGTCGTATTATCAACAAAAAAATTTAATAAAATTAAAAAATCAAAAAATTCTAGCTTTGAAATAACAAGTGAAAAAATAATTATTACTGCAAAAATTGCAGAATTAAAAAAAAGAATTCAATTCATATTATCGCTAATGTGTGACTTTTCTACTGAAATAGGCATTCGTATTTGCGATGAAAATGAAATGCTTTCAAGTAACACATATTATAGAGGCAAAAATTATCCGACTGATGTTTTAAGCTTTCCATATTCAGATGATTTACCAAATGAATCTGAATATTCTTATTTAGGAGATATTTTAATATGTCTCCCCGTTTGTTATAATCAAGCAAAGAAAGCTCGTGTAACAATTTCTCAAGAACTTGAAAAAATGATTATTCATGGGATTGTCCATTTAAAAGGGTTTGATCACGAACGTAACAAAAGCGCATGGAAGGTTATGACTCATTTAGAACAAAACCTACAGAATGAACTTCAAAAAGAAATGGGCAAAGCGAATTGGTGCAAAGCAATTCTTTCAAGCAAATAA
- a CDS encoding L,D-transpeptidase family protein, whose product MKLYYLYNKNTLKVLFLCLILYSPICLANTDSTESNQIIAENSISEKLNQKAASQIPASFISLGRKPSAYALVVEKLQHKLSVYKENITGTYEIIKTYQAVTGKKQGDKKSSGDKKTPEGIYFITGKITGGKLPPKYGPGALTLDYPNIFDQRSSKTGYGIWIHGVEDDSRISKAFDTDGCVALRNDDWLDLEKYITPLETPVVITKEMTLLDSSKKIEETKVAIQSMLDSWKKSWENSDLNEYLSFYSDSFNTLGKNKKQWLQLKTTLSNNRKGKISIEISDPKILSFEDEIFVSFLQKYNSPEKEDFGRKFLYLKKENDQYKIISEKWYEEIQNSDLLSALVRQPNNEYK is encoded by the coding sequence ATGAAATTGTATTATTTATACAATAAAAATACATTAAAAGTTCTTTTTTTATGTTTAATTTTATATTCTCCCATATGCTTGGCAAATACAGATTCAACTGAATCAAATCAAATCATAGCGGAAAATTCAATTTCAGAGAAGTTAAACCAAAAAGCAGCAAGTCAAATACCAGCTTCATTCATTAGTTTAGGAAGAAAGCCTTCTGCATATGCACTTGTTGTGGAAAAACTGCAACATAAACTTAGTGTTTACAAAGAAAATATCACAGGAACATATGAGATTATTAAGACATATCAGGCTGTTACTGGAAAAAAACAGGGTGATAAAAAATCATCTGGTGATAAGAAAACACCTGAAGGAATTTATTTTATAACAGGCAAAATAACTGGGGGTAAACTACCACCTAAATATGGTCCTGGCGCTTTAACTTTAGATTATCCAAATATCTTTGATCAAAGATCAAGTAAAACAGGATATGGAATTTGGATTCATGGAGTTGAAGATGATTCAAGAATAAGCAAAGCATTTGATACGGATGGTTGTGTCGCTTTAAGAAATGACGATTGGCTAGATTTAGAGAAGTACATTACTCCCTTAGAGACGCCAGTCGTGATCACAAAAGAAATGACTTTACTCGATTCCTCTAAAAAAATCGAAGAAACAAAAGTTGCAATTCAGTCTATGTTAGACTCCTGGAAAAAATCTTGGGAAAATTCTGATTTAAATGAATATCTAAGTTTTTATTCAGATTCCTTTAATACTTTAGGAAAAAATAAAAAACAATGGCTTCAGCTTAAAACTACTTTAAGTAACAATAGAAAAGGTAAAATAAGTATTGAAATTAGTGATCCTAAAATTTTATCTTTTGAAGATGAAATATTTGTTTCATTTCTTCAAAAATATAACTCCCCTGAAAAAGAAGATTTTGGAAGAAAGTTTCTTTATTTAAAAAAAGAAAACGATCAATATAAAATTATATCTGAGAAATGGTATGAAGAAATTCAAAATTCGGATTTATTAAGTGCTTTAGTAAGGCAACCAAATAATGAGTATAAATAA
- a CDS encoding amidohydrolase family protein: protein MLIDFHVHLAGSGCCHSGIILGKIFEKRPSFFFLKKSQKITNEQMNSDIDLIWIKRISNLIEESKQINKAVTLCLDAIYDESGKLIPEFIQMYIPNSWGDYAVKQFPNTLLHGASIHPYRKDAIQELEICAKNNAFLIKWLPSMMGIDPENKLCFPFYEALKHYKIPLLSHTDNEYTFAEPKKGWLKNNHILKLKKALDLGVVVIAAHAGTPSQMHEAEELASQYENFFLDTSGLFNPTRARSSLKLFEKSQASLLGDRLLFATDWPVPSFPLFLIDKIGLSSYKEISAIKNPFLKDLRIKEKLGFHIQRFKKNQETLLTLLGRSHTEINLT from the coding sequence ATGCTAATTGATTTTCATGTTCATCTTGCAGGGTCAGGATGCTGTCATTCAGGTATTATTTTAGGAAAAATTTTTGAAAAAAGACCGAGTTTTTTCTTTTTAAAAAAGTCACAAAAAATAACTAACGAACAAATGAATTCAGATATCGATCTTATTTGGATTAAAAGAATTTCAAATTTAATAGAAGAATCAAAACAAATAAATAAAGCAGTTACTTTATGTTTAGATGCAATTTATGATGAATCTGGTAAATTAATTCCCGAATTTATTCAAATGTATATTCCTAATTCATGGGGAGATTATGCTGTAAAACAATTTCCTAATACTTTATTACATGGAGCATCCATTCACCCTTATCGAAAAGACGCAATTCAAGAGTTAGAAATATGTGCAAAAAATAATGCATTTTTAATAAAATGGTTGCCATCCATGATGGGGATTGACCCAGAAAATAAATTATGTTTTCCCTTTTATGAAGCTCTAAAGCATTACAAAATTCCTCTTTTAAGCCATACAGATAATGAATATACGTTTGCTGAGCCTAAAAAAGGCTGGCTAAAAAACAATCATATTTTAAAATTAAAAAAGGCATTAGACCTTGGCGTGGTCGTTATTGCAGCTCATGCAGGTACCCCATCACAAATGCATGAGGCTGAAGAACTAGCTTCTCAATATGAAAACTTTTTTTTAGACACTTCAGGTTTGTTTAATCCAACTCGGGCTAGATCTTCATTAAAACTATTTGAAAAATCACAGGCAAGTTTATTAGGAGATCGTCTCTTGTTTGCCACCGATTGGCCAGTCCCTTCTTTTCCTTTGTTTCTTATTGATAAAATTGGACTTTCTTCTTATAAAGAAATTTCAGCCATTAAAAATCCTTTTTTAAAAGATCTTCGGATAAAAGAAAAATTAGGCTTTCATATTCAGAGGTTTAAAAAAAACCAAGAAACCTTATTGACATTACTTGGTAGGTCGCATACTGAAATAAACCTAACTTGA
- a CDS encoding PQQ-binding-like beta-propeller repeat protein: MNLSKFTCCLFSLGYSVSVFPFAEIKLVTSHPEILEVVGAYSPGPVGSFSTRPTVVIPYQKTFSQFGGLTPDNIFTFEMQKKIKEENSKNSLINKSKISILPRPVCGASPETNTINCFDLNRSGQFLQSYPIPGSVSSTPIFYDNHWLIGTNKGYLLKVEANTFNNYLPFLGSENTSLWGTYSRKYMAIFRPKPIYKDQSGAANGLIYQELIKETLLLSPGMKWVFSNSSKFVGTPIIQNGNVYIFSANEYIQAFNWETGKLSWAVRLAPDANLRLTSNALTSTPTEIIVGTNLGAILILNPKTGSIEWSWQVQEATDSQRESTQLPAGPDKFNSIVSTPLVIDRNLIVSNTESMTQNISLDSKSAIWSYPLGSVAQPKLYQNSVLIGSSNGKLVSLNKETGEVLWSTSLTYDLSPIMSVFVTKKNVILAASSRGQIFMVDPNNGKILSQNLPIGETNGEFFAGYDKADACISFSQNGFRCFYAKVK, translated from the coding sequence ATGAATTTATCTAAATTTACCTGTTGTCTTTTTTCTTTGGGATATTCTGTTTCTGTATTTCCCTTTGCTGAAATAAAACTTGTTACTTCACATCCCGAAATTCTTGAAGTTGTTGGTGCGTATTCTCCTGGCCCCGTTGGTTCTTTTTCTACTCGCCCCACAGTTGTTATTCCGTATCAAAAAACGTTTTCGCAATTTGGAGGATTAACTCCAGACAATATCTTTACTTTTGAAATGCAAAAAAAAATAAAAGAGGAAAATTCAAAGAACTCTTTAATTAATAAATCAAAAATATCTATTTTGCCTAGACCTGTTTGCGGCGCATCCCCAGAGACAAACACAATAAATTGTTTTGACTTAAATAGAAGTGGTCAATTTTTACAAAGTTACCCTATTCCAGGTTCAGTATCTTCTACTCCTATTTTTTATGACAATCATTGGTTAATTGGAACAAATAAAGGTTATCTTTTAAAAGTTGAAGCAAATACATTTAATAATTATTTGCCATTTTTAGGCTCTGAAAATACTTCTTTATGGGGTACATATTCAAGAAAATATATGGCTATTTTTAGACCTAAACCAATATATAAAGATCAATCTGGTGCTGCAAATGGTTTAATTTATCAAGAATTAATTAAAGAAACATTGTTACTTTCACCAGGTATGAAATGGGTTTTTTCAAATTCTTCTAAATTTGTTGGCACTCCAATTATTCAAAATGGAAATGTTTATATTTTTTCTGCAAATGAGTACATACAAGCTTTTAATTGGGAAACAGGAAAACTATCTTGGGCCGTTCGCCTCGCACCCGATGCAAACTTAAGACTCACTTCAAATGCATTGACAAGTACACCAACAGAAATCATTGTTGGTACAAATCTTGGGGCTATTCTTATTTTAAATCCCAAAACAGGGAGCATTGAATGGTCTTGGCAAGTTCAAGAAGCAACAGATTCTCAAAGAGAATCGACGCAACTTCCAGCAGGACCAGATAAATTTAACTCAATTGTTTCTACTCCATTAGTGATCGATAGAAACTTAATAGTTTCCAACACAGAAAGCATGACACAAAATATATCTTTAGATTCAAAGTCTGCTATTTGGAGTTATCCATTAGGAAGTGTTGCTCAGCCAAAATTATACCAAAATAGTGTTTTAATTGGTTCTTCAAATGGAAAATTAGTAAGTTTAAATAAAGAAACAGGCGAAGTTCTTTGGTCTACCAGTTTAACCTATGACCTTTCACCAATTATGAGTGTATTTGTCACCAAGAAAAATGTTATTTTAGCAGCCTCTTCAAGAGGGCAAATATTTATGGTAGATCCTAATAATGGAAAAATATTGTCCCAAAATCTCCCTATTGGTGAAACAAATGGTGAGTTTTTTGCAGGCTATGACAAAGCAGATGCTTGTATTAGTTTTTCACAAAATGGATTTCGTTGTTTCTATGCTAAAGTAAAATAA
- a CDS encoding hemolysin family protein: MVESLVAGIGIVIISLCISAFFSMTETAATSISNLKAKHLCESGKKSAQVLNLWLNSPSRVLASLLIGNNLANIFASIFVDDIIRTHFGNTPILLVTGMMTIIIVLFAEIIPKTFAKTHAVKIIIPVLNVYKFFYYILLPFSIAMTAVSNYITSFITRSNKNPNKDPQITEEELEFLINVGEKEGVIAEQKHDMLSGIFELGDTVVREIMVHRIDLTAVSQSMKIVDAVEKFRETGLSRIPVYEDKIDNIIGTIHAKDALFFLKKHQGDPVCYESTVSEIRREVMFIPETKPVDHLFQEMKRHKQHMAIVLDEYGGTSGIVTMEDIFEEIVGEVRDEYDNEEDAIRPTQVANQYLVECKIHIDDFCDFFDLKVDELTKGIETNEFDTLAGLILHHFGQIPKSGDKLTINNVIMEIVEVSKRRVRRVVVRLNTSEN; this comes from the coding sequence ATGGTAGAAAGTTTGGTTGCTGGTATCGGTATCGTAATTATAAGTTTATGCATTTCTGCATTTTTTTCAATGACAGAAACAGCTGCTACGAGCATATCAAATCTTAAGGCAAAACATTTATGTGAATCAGGTAAAAAATCAGCCCAAGTTTTAAATTTATGGTTAAATAGCCCTTCCCGTGTTTTAGCATCTCTTTTAATTGGAAATAATCTTGCTAATATTTTTGCTTCTATATTTGTTGATGACATTATTAGAACACATTTTGGCAATACACCTATATTGCTTGTTACTGGAATGATGACAATCATTATTGTATTATTTGCAGAAATTATTCCTAAAACATTTGCAAAAACCCATGCTGTTAAAATCATTATTCCCGTTTTAAATGTTTATAAGTTTTTTTACTATATTTTACTTCCGTTTTCAATTGCAATGACTGCAGTAAGTAATTACATTACCTCTTTTATCACTCGCTCTAATAAAAATCCAAATAAAGATCCACAAATTACTGAAGAAGAACTTGAATTTTTAATTAATGTTGGAGAAAAAGAAGGTGTTATTGCTGAACAAAAACACGATATGCTTTCAGGAATTTTTGAACTAGGCGATACCGTTGTACGTGAAATTATGGTGCATCGCATTGACTTAACGGCCGTATCTCAATCCATGAAAATAGTAGACGCCGTTGAAAAATTTAGAGAAACAGGACTTTCCCGAATTCCTGTTTATGAAGATAAAATTGATAATATCATTGGAACAATTCATGCTAAAGATGCTCTTTTTTTCTTAAAGAAACATCAAGGGGATCCCGTTTGTTACGAATCTACTGTCTCTGAAATTAGAAGAGAAGTTATGTTTATCCCTGAAACAAAACCTGTAGATCATCTTTTTCAAGAAATGAAAAGACACAAACAGCATATGGCCATTGTTTTAGACGAATATGGTGGCACAAGTGGTATTGTCACCATGGAAGATATTTTTGAAGAGATTGTTGGCGAAGTAAGAGATGAATATGACAACGAAGAAGATGCCATTCGTCCTACACAAGTAGCAAATCAATATTTAGTAGAATGTAAAATTCATATAGATGATTTTTGCGACTTCTTTGATTTAAAAGTAGATGAACTCACTAAAGGAATTGAAACAAACGAATTTGATACTCTTGCTGGTTTAATTCTTCATCATTTTGGACAAATTCCAAAATCGGGAGATAAGTTAACAATTAACAATGTTATTATGGAAATTGTTGAAGTAAGTAAACGCCGAGTAAGAAGAGTTGTTGTTCGTTTGAATACCTCAGAAAATTAA
- a CDS encoding class I SAM-dependent methyltransferase, giving the protein MFINRVKKNYLFLKKWSKRENITAFRIYDKDIPQYPFAVDFYSGAIVLYQYERSKNNSELSNEYEIADQLQLEEVISDLKKYFVLNENDFFLKVRKKQKGLSQYERENEKGVTRVVNEGDMKFLVNLSDYLDCGLFLDHRKTRQIVKKLSFDKNVLNLFAYTGSVSVAAALGNAKSVTTVDMSNTYLKWAESNFKLNNISNSNNEFIRANIVEWLDNLTMNSKKFDLIFVDPPSFSNSKKMSESFDIQRDYISLLKNCEKILSEKGTIIFSNNLRSFKFDNDEFSKNFNIENITKKTLPQDFRNEKIHQAWLLTKK; this is encoded by the coding sequence ATGTTTATAAACCGTGTAAAAAAAAATTACTTATTTCTAAAAAAATGGAGCAAAAGAGAGAATATAACTGCTTTTAGAATTTATGATAAGGATATTCCACAGTATCCTTTTGCAGTTGATTTTTACTCAGGTGCTATTGTTTTATATCAATATGAAAGATCTAAAAACAATTCTGAACTCTCAAATGAGTATGAAATTGCGGATCAATTACAACTAGAAGAAGTCATTTCAGACTTAAAAAAATATTTTGTATTAAATGAAAATGATTTCTTTTTAAAAGTAAGAAAAAAACAAAAAGGATTATCACAATATGAGAGAGAAAATGAAAAAGGTGTTACCAGAGTTGTAAATGAAGGAGATATGAAATTTTTAGTTAACTTATCTGATTATTTAGACTGCGGATTGTTTTTAGACCACAGAAAAACAAGACAAATTGTAAAAAAACTATCTTTTGATAAAAATGTTTTAAACTTATTTGCCTATACTGGTTCTGTTAGCGTTGCTGCCGCACTTGGAAATGCCAAAAGCGTAACCACGGTTGACATGAGTAATACATATTTAAAATGGGCTGAATCAAATTTTAAATTAAACAATATATCAAATAGCAACAACGAATTTATAAGAGCAAATATTGTTGAATGGCTTGATAATTTAACTATGAATTCGAAAAAATTTGATCTTATTTTTGTTGATCCTCCTTCTTTTTCAAACTCAAAAAAAATGAGTGAAAGCTTTGATATTCAACGTGATTATATTTCTCTTCTAAAAAATTGTGAAAAAATACTTTCTGAAAAAGGAACAATTATTTTTTCTAATAATCTTAGATCCTTTAAATTTGATAATGATGAGTTTTCAAAAAATTTTAATATTGAAAATATTACTAAAAAGACATTACCTCAAGATTTTCGCAATGAGAAAATACATCAAGCATGGTTATTAACTAAAAAATAA
- the murA gene encoding UDP-N-acetylglucosamine 1-carboxyvinyltransferase, with protein sequence MTAEQLLKINGGQKLAGGKVSIAGSSNQVTKCIIASLLTNEHVLIKNAPAVNERKIAEELFAHLGGEVEYVDEHTVRLCANGITKNSISREICQKNRISILAVGALLHRFGSAYIYGTLGGDKIGKRPVDFHIKGLQEMGAHVELDGDLYHIFVDEQGLQGAHIILPFPSVMTTENLIIAATLAKGRTIIENAAIEPEVTELVKMLQKMGADITINANRTYVIRGVPRLKGCELRVMPDRNQAVSFACAALATGGNVLLEKIPHDPLYSFLNYIQRMGAEFRVNSEGIYVSSPKGKRLKHSHIEVEVHPGFMTDWQQPFMVLFTQADGISILHETIFEDRLSYTRYLNSMGANINLFSTCLGEAPCRFKNKNHIHSAIIHGPTNLVGGNFKMPTDIRAGMCLVIAGLVASGTTLLSNIHELQRKYDNIVEKLTQMGGDVSIIKGQI encoded by the coding sequence ATGACAGCGGAACAACTCTTAAAGATAAATGGCGGCCAAAAGCTTGCAGGCGGTAAGGTGTCTATTGCAGGCAGCAGCAATCAGGTAACAAAATGTATTATTGCTTCTTTATTAACAAATGAGCATGTTTTAATAAAAAACGCCCCCGCAGTTAATGAAAGAAAAATTGCAGAAGAGTTATTTGCCCATCTTGGAGGAGAAGTTGAATACGTTGATGAGCATACTGTCAGGTTATGCGCTAACGGTATAACCAAAAACTCTATTTCACGAGAAATTTGTCAAAAAAATAGAATCTCCATTTTAGCTGTTGGTGCTTTGTTGCACCGATTCGGCAGTGCATATATTTATGGAACCCTTGGCGGAGATAAAATAGGAAAAAGACCTGTTGATTTTCATATTAAAGGTCTTCAAGAAATGGGTGCCCATGTTGAATTAGATGGCGATCTTTATCATATTTTTGTTGATGAACAAGGTCTCCAAGGGGCACATATCATATTACCTTTTCCTAGCGTTATGACTACTGAAAATCTAATCATTGCCGCAACACTAGCAAAAGGCCGCACCATTATTGAAAATGCAGCTATCGAGCCAGAAGTAACAGAGCTTGTAAAAATGTTACAAAAAATGGGTGCCGATATCACAATAAATGCAAATAGAACTTATGTAATTCGAGGAGTTCCTCGCTTAAAAGGCTGCGAACTTCGCGTTATGCCCGACAGAAACCAAGCTGTTAGTTTTGCTTGCGCAGCTCTGGCAACTGGCGGAAATGTTTTATTAGAAAAAATCCCTCACGATCCTTTGTATAGTTTTTTAAATTATATCCAAAGAATGGGTGCTGAATTTAGAGTTAACTCAGAAGGAATTTATGTTTCCAGTCCAAAAGGAAAAAGACTTAAACATAGCCATATTGAAGTTGAGGTACATCCCGGCTTTATGACAGATTGGCAACAACCTTTTATGGTTTTATTTACCCAGGCTGATGGAATTAGCATTTTGCATGAAACTATTTTTGAGGACAGACTTAGTTATACACGTTACTTAAATAGCATGGGCGCTAACATTAATTTATTTTCCACATGTCTTGGCGAAGCTCCATGCCGATTTAAAAATAAAAATCACATTCACTCCGCAATTATCCATGGACCAACTAATTTAGTTGGAGGTAACTTTAAAATGCCAACAGATATTCGCGCAGGAATGTGTTTAGTTATTGCGGGTCTTGTTGCATCAGGAACAACATTATTATCAAATATTCATGAACTACAAAGAAAGTATGATAATATTGTTGAAAAACTAACTCAAATGGGTGGAGATGTATCAATCATTAAAGGACAAATATAA
- the csrA gene encoding carbon storage regulator CsrA, with protein sequence MLVLTRKVGDVIAIGDNIKIIVMAIKGKQVRLGIEADRSTVVHREEIYQKIKQETNAASQASVDSTAVAKELLQGKQSTDDPLSKEKKGIKIIKRNSNPEKK encoded by the coding sequence GTGTTGGTTTTAACGCGTAAAGTTGGCGACGTTATTGCAATTGGCGATAATATTAAAATTATTGTTATGGCAATTAAAGGAAAACAGGTTCGCTTAGGAATTGAAGCGGACAGGTCTACTGTTGTGCATAGAGAAGAAATTTATCAAAAGATAAAGCAGGAAACAAATGCTGCATCGCAAGCATCTGTTGACTCCACTGCTGTTGCTAAAGAACTTTTACAAGGTAAACAATCTACAGATGATCCTCTTTCAAAAGAGAAAAAAGGAATTAAAATAATAAAGAGAAATTCAAATCCAGAAAAAAAATAA
- a CDS encoding matrixin family metalloprotease: MKLIQITKKLFILTLLSLISISCGMQQKTVEYDDFSGDVNQPIIFSEGWGTNYNYPVIVDISTAITSENSNLYNYIQLAVDTWNNAIGRTILQLRQGTVTKTGNSFSSLFLPNNESFNALYYDQISGGSGGWVKNTGKSSSTIATTIYNYKKNVILKANIRFNRDTYYFGDTTADYNSSTQYVADMQSIALHELGHFLGLGHAVSETNSVMYPTINVGHDSVTSKTQVICLSSNDLERIRSIYTGGSAASYKCLN, encoded by the coding sequence ATGAAACTTATACAAATTACTAAAAAACTATTTATTTTAACTTTATTAAGTTTAATAAGCATATCTTGTGGTATGCAACAGAAAACTGTTGAATATGATGACTTCTCTGGTGACGTCAATCAACCCATTATATTTTCAGAAGGTTGGGGTACTAATTATAATTATCCTGTAATAGTTGATATTAGTACAGCAATTACCTCAGAAAACTCAAACTTATATAATTATATACAATTGGCTGTTGATACTTGGAATAATGCAATAGGAAGAACAATATTGCAATTAAGACAAGGCACAGTCACAAAAACAGGAAATTCTTTTTCAAGTTTGTTTTTACCTAATAATGAATCATTTAATGCTTTGTACTATGATCAAATTTCAGGAGGTAGCGGTGGTTGGGTAAAGAATACGGGAAAATCTTCATCGACAATTGCAACTACAATTTATAATTATAAAAAGAATGTTATTTTAAAAGCAAATATTCGATTTAATCGAGATACTTATTATTTTGGAGATACAACTGCAGATTACAACTCCTCAACACAGTATGTTGCCGATATGCAAAGCATTGCTTTGCATGAATTAGGTCATTTTTTGGGTTTAGGCCATGCTGTAAGTGAAACAAATAGCGTTATGTATCCAACAATAAATGTGGGTCATGATTCCGTTACTTCAAAAACTCAGGTAATATGTTTATCTAGCAATGATTTAGAAAGAATACGCTCAATATATACAGGTGGTTCTGCGGCATCGTATAAATGCTTAAATTAA
- a CDS encoding chemotaxis protein CheX, with protein sequence MAKLFVADSSQKSIENLNHFLVADGHEAYFFDNSKTLSDILKEYKFDIIIVDQNYKGMPCIEIVNSFLKNPTHSNTHVIMTTSSPNKEDLNKFSSLGINHIFVKPYRYKLLSEKIKYAINPNKGDHGAFEPEILKIFLESTIHIFDSIGNIAIAAGRPFLKTGNDSLSEISAVIGLSSPQIKGSMSINLTKKLLASFLFKMLGPNAIADDLGISDMCGELCNQIMGRAKQQFLKKKGMSFEITVPSVLSDPYHILDYKSSSPVLVIPFLYEKVACVFVEFCLEINDNYEPVEPEKLQVMIEEGELILF encoded by the coding sequence ATGGCTAAGCTGTTTGTTGCAGACTCTTCACAAAAATCAATTGAAAATTTAAACCATTTTCTAGTTGCAGATGGGCATGAAGCCTATTTTTTTGATAACTCAAAAACTCTGAGCGATATTTTAAAAGAATATAAATTTGATATTATTATTGTAGATCAAAATTACAAGGGAATGCCTTGTATAGAAATTGTAAACTCATTTTTAAAAAATCCTACACACTCAAATACACACGTAATCATGACAACATCTTCTCCAAACAAAGAAGACTTAAATAAATTTAGTTCACTTGGAATTAATCATATTTTTGTTAAACCCTATCGCTATAAATTATTATCAGAAAAAATTAAATATGCTATTAATCCAAATAAAGGTGACCACGGTGCGTTTGAACCTGAAATATTAAAAATATTTCTTGAATCGACAATTCATATCTTTGATTCCATTGGAAATATAGCAATTGCTGCAGGAAGACCATTTCTTAAAACAGGGAATGATAGTCTTAGCGAAATAAGTGCTGTAATTGGTCTATCTAGTCCACAGATCAAAGGCTCAATGTCTATTAACTTAACAAAAAAACTATTGGCTTCTTTTCTATTTAAAATGCTTGGCCCAAATGCAATTGCAGATGATCTCGGAATTTCAGATATGTGCGGTGAACTTTGTAACCAAATCATGGGTAGGGCAAAACAACAGTTTTTAAAGAAAAAAGGAATGAGCTTCGAAATTACAGTTCCTTCTGTATTATCTGACCCTTATCACATATTAGACTATAAAAGTTCTTCTCCTGTTTTGGTTATTCCATTTTTGTATGAAAAAGTAGCTTGTGTTTTTGTTGAATTTTGCCTTGAAATCAACGACAATTACGAACCTGTTGAGCCAGAAAAACTTCAAGTAATGATTGAAGAAGGCGAGCTTATACTATTTTAA
- a CDS encoding tetratricopeptide repeat protein: MIRLLRNLALDNDASKSNIINPKRSSENTLFEETSYKAIKIAQRRKWTLIGLIASVAIVGLGFLIYNQALTSKNQKLSKEYSLIEEVFNKENLDYQKKLELFKGNAPKDFTPDYTKSMEQFSQFSKKYDTEAIGWQAAIKAASYYISKGLNDKAKEILEPIVANTGRYPLLQVQIRTTLSGIYASEKNEKKALDELKIVEEIPQNPLPNHARLLRAQILFLSGNKEEALKVLNQIISSSDSNSNSASQASDIQQQAKIWLNYLES, from the coding sequence GTGATTCGTTTGTTACGAAATCTTGCACTAGATAATGATGCATCAAAATCAAATATTATAAATCCTAAAAGAAGTTCAGAAAATACTTTATTTGAAGAAACATCTTACAAAGCAATTAAAATAGCACAAAGACGAAAATGGACTTTAATTGGCTTAATTGCTTCAGTAGCAATCGTAGGCTTAGGCTTTTTAATTTATAATCAAGCATTGACATCTAAAAATCAAAAACTATCAAAAGAATATTCTTTAATTGAAGAAGTTTTTAATAAAGAAAATCTTGATTATCAAAAAAAGCTTGAATTATTTAAAGGAAATGCTCCTAAAGATTTTACTCCCGATTATACAAAAAGCATGGAACAATTTTCTCAATTTTCTAAAAAATATGACACTGAAGCAATCGGCTGGCAAGCAGCAATTAAAGCGGCTTCTTATTATATTTCAAAAGGATTAAATGATAAAGCAAAAGAAATTTTAGAACCAATTGTTGCTAATACGGGAAGATATCCCTTACTCCAAGTTCAAATAAGAACAACTCTCTCAGGCATTTATGCTTCAGAAAAAAATGAGAAAAAAGCTCTCGATGAATTAAAAATTGTAGAAGAAATTCCACAAAATCCTCTTCCTAATCATGCCCGTTTATTAAGGGCTCAAATATTATTTCTATCTGGAAATAAAGAAGAAGCTCTTAAAGTTTTAAATCAAATTATATCATCTAGTGATTCTAATTCTAATTCAGCTTCACAAGCCTCTGATATTCAGCAACAGGCAAAAATATGGCTAAATTATTTAGAATCATAA